One window of the Eucalyptus grandis isolate ANBG69807.140 chromosome 8, ASM1654582v1, whole genome shotgun sequence genome contains the following:
- the LOC120286631 gene encoding uncharacterized protein LOC120286631 — translation MHFPSSTSSSSLITAIFCLLLVIASLFLPGAYGRASAISTHSKVEMKGGFIPAKGSHPRPAGVYAAANSHRNTASCSRKGKVCAAPRNYRPGTSIYNRGHP, via the exons ATGCACTTCCcttcatcaacatcatcatcttctcttATCACCGCCATTTTCTGCTTGCTCTTGGTTATAGCTTCCCTGTTCCTTCCAGGAGCCTATGGCC GTGCCTCGGCTATTTCAACTCACAGTAAAGTGGAGATGAAGGGAGGAT TTATTCCTGCAAAGGGAAGCCATCCTCGTCCTGCCGGAGTGTATGCTGCCGCAAATTCTCATCGTAACACAGCATCTTGTT CTAGAAAGGGCAAAGTGTGTGCTGCCCCCAGAAATTATCGTCCTGGCACATCTATTT ACAACCGGGGACatccttga
- the LOC104456263 gene encoding U11/U12 small nuclear ribonucleoprotein 35 kDa protein has product MSRNSSRLNSVFYAESYHPIQAGSIDGTDVLPHDNAVYRAHLCSSAGLYDPFGDPKAVGDPYCTLFVGRLSHFTSEDTLRKAMSKYGHVKNLRLVRHIVTGASRGYAFVEYETEREMRRAYKDAHHSFIDDSEIIVDYNRQQLMPGWIPRRLGGGLGGRKESGQLRFGGRERPFRAPLRPIPLDDLKRLSIPPPPEGRYMSRFEVPSPPRRGQGLFDKEEGSYRGSGNREEHTHKRNSEDREDRMHGRSPDDTLDHSYDKSSKEEHRHDKRRHKDREFSNWKSSVELEEKHRYRSSVEKEETVRSSLDGEERSHKRSSIDDDGRVKKRSRRSSSEREDHKERDSSDREERHHKSRSRDEKECSYERHKHRERSHQREGKRSISQDYPSDY; this is encoded by the exons atgagCAGGAACAGCAGCAGGCTGAACTCGGTGTTCTACGCGGAGTCGTACCACCCGATCCAGGCGGGCAGCATCGACGGCACCGACGTCCTCCCCCACGACAACGCCGTCTACCGCGCCCACCTCTGCTCCTCCGCCGGCCTCT ATGACCCGTTTGGCGATCCCAAGGCCGTGGGCGACCCCTACTGCACCCTCTTCGTCGGGCGCCTCTCCCACTTCACCTCCGAGGACACTCTCCGCAAG GCTATGAGCAAGTACGGTCATGTGAAAAACTTGCGCTTGGTCAGGCACATTG TGACTGGTGCCTCAAGAGGTTATGCTTTTGTTGAATATGAAACTGAAAGAGAAATGAGACGTGCATATAAg GACGCGCACCATTCTTTCATTGATGATTCTGAAATTATAGTTGACTATAACAGACAGCAATTGATGCCAGGATGGATCCCGAGAAGGTTAG GAGGAGGCCTTGGTGGTAGGAAAGAGTCAGGACAGCTTAGGTTTGGAGGACGAGAAAGACCATTTCGAGCTCCTCT TCGCCCAATCCCATTGGATGACTTGAAGAGGCTGAGCATTCCACCTCCTCCAGAGGGACGGTACATGTCTCGCTTTGAG GTTCCTTCACCCCCTAGAAGAGGACAGGGTTTGTTCGATAAGGAAGAAGGATCTTACAGAGGCTCTGGGAACAGAGAAGAGCATACTCACAAAAGAAACTCTGAGGACAGGGAAGATCGCATGCATGGGAGGAGCCCTGATGATACATTAGATCACTCTTATGACAAAAGTTCCAAGGAAGAACATCGCCATGACAAGAGGCGTCATAAGGATCGGGAGTTTTCCAATTGGAAGAGCTCAGTGGAATTAGAAGAGAAGCACCGTTACAGAAGCTCTgtggagaaggaagaaactgTAAGAAGCTCTTTGGATGGGGAAGAGCGCTCTCACAAACGGAGCTCCATTGATGACGACGGACGTGTCAAGAAAAGGAGCAGAAGAAGTTCATCGGAGAGAGAGGATCATAAAGAGAGAGACTCTTCTGATAGAGAGGAGCGCCATCACAAAAGCAGGTCTCGAGATGAGAAAGAATGCTCTTATGAGCGTCACAAACATCGCGAGAGATCTCATCAGCGTGAGGGGAAAAGATCAATCAGTCAAGACTATCCATCTGATTATTGA
- the LOC104456266 gene encoding INO80 complex subunit D — protein FPPAGPPQPSPRRRRRLHQRRRRRQPLAPTHEDSVLSRASHLARPEVLRRRSRRLKQLSRCYRDHYWALMEELKVQYRDYYWKYGMSPFKEESQRMEVDGSAEPDGPNGEGIGENVGSSVVLSRSEFEAKGNNKGCSFQGCKLKAMALTSFCHLHILSDPRQKLYKACSYVIKSAPAGSITCGKPIMRSTVPSLCSVHFQKAQKHVTRALKKAGLNVTSSSKLAPKFHVIVAEYVRQIQAKRRAAQRAKTSEAVVVKEETMN, from the exons tttcccCCAGCCGGACCCCCACAACCCTccccacgccgccgccgccgcctccaccagcgccggcggcggcggcaacccCTCGCCCCGACCCACGAGGATTCGGTCCTCTCCCGCGCCTCCCACCTCGCCCGCCCCGAGGTCCTGCGGCGCCGGTCCCGCCGCCTCAAGCAGCTCTCCAGATGCTACCGGGACCACTACTGGGCGCTCATGGAGGAGCTCAAGGTCCAGTACCGGGATTACTACTGGAAGTACGGGATGAGCCCCTTCAAGGAAGAGAGCCAGCGGATGGAGGTGGACGGGTCGGCGGAGCCGGACGGGCCGAACGGGGAGGGTATCGGGGAGAACGTCGGGAGCAGCGTCGTCCTGAGTAGGAGCGAGTTCGAGGCCAAGGGCAACAATAAGGGGTGCTCGTTCCAAGGGTGTAAGTTGAAGGCCATGGCGCTGACGAGCTTTTGCCATTTGCACATATTGTCTGATCCGAGGCAGAAGCTCTACAAGGCTTGCAGCTATGTCATCAAAAG TGCTCCGGCGGGATCAATAACATGTGGGAAGCCAATAATGAGATCCACCGTTCCTTCTCTTTGTAGTGTCCACTTCCAGAAAGCTCAAAAGCATGTCACCCGGGCCTTGAAGAAGGCAGGGCTTAATGTTACTTCATCAAGTAAACTTGCTCCAAAATTCCATGTTATAGTGGCAGAATATGTGCGGCAAATTCAAGCCAAAAGAAGGGCTGCACAGAGGGCCAAAACTAGTGAAGCTGTTGTGGTTAAGGAAGAAACCATGAACTGA